From one Plasmodium chabaudi chabaudi strain AS genome assembly, chromosome: 4 genomic stretch:
- a CDS encoding apicomplexan amino acid transporter ApiAT10, putative, which translates to MHKFKSKLIVMLFMYSIATTAIVYQNYIFIANLFKKYRAFEWLCTDKNSEGDFFLCVAQENYIHFLLVTGLIIQFISGFIGGILINILSKKRYISKIAFIFLIIGWMLLSISLSYSKYYMDNYTRLLILSWGSSHAEKAFKRISMLFNLAFICFGIGSDNSYLPIIYYINERYPIDDNIIKSKLEASENKLSALRNILRNKNYILISAMSSLAVLSLFVGNVLIIALNKFDSENNVILIISMYVLICIAPSFFISNLLDHKYNYNQNTNNENTIKNNESNINENENEDEDDDDDNVTSIVISNDDDINRNAVISSEALISHNAIITPNTVISPNVITATNIVISTATDAMLANSNTSVLKSDMIGISPGRNGKNKRKSFIHNSSGSNTIINDDIDVSIVGNDFTRNRRSESHNSSLSDFYKKKSYVSRFSDPNFENLHSPNGDIENAQGHNVINMDIENYIKQNENNITPRNKHISTISYGKSSTLKENEENGESGKVGESKKNENCEKKENNEEKEKNEKGDEKDDEKTMKIIIHPSESINNEIQKKNKLKNINFEIFKKQVISSCYIFIVIEFFILTFSNCFFMFSLFDIYENSVFGNTLDIYSYILPSSFIITLIFGIVADIISIHNFISFNLTLGIIVFILTLIYYQTMSVIVGYMSLVIYFFHQSFFANHMYMYMSTVFKEDNFPILIGIVNMWASIAFFMSYKIHEIIKYNKSKIYGKITIEVIIVSYMLIFLFHILYIKKKNHWNDDELEYKEIQCPC; encoded by the coding sequence ATGCATAAATTCAAGAGTAAGCTCATAGTTATGCTTTTTATGTATAGTATTGCAACAACAGCCATTGTATATCaaaattacatatttatagcaaatttatttaaaaaatatcgaGCATTCGAATGGCTATGTACAGATAAGAATTCGGAGGGggacttttttttatgtgtaGCTcaggaaaattatattcattttttgctAGTCACAGGATTAATTATTCAGTTTATATCAGGTTTTATCGGAggtatattaataaatatattatcaaaaaagcGGTATATATCAAAGATTgcctttatatttttaataataggATGGATGTTACTAAGTATATCATTATCATATtccaaatattatatggaCAATTATACGCGGCTGCTTATACTTAGTTGGGGTAGTTCACACGCAGAGAAAGcatttaaaagaatatcTATGTTATTTAATTTAGCGTTTATATGTTTTGGTATTGGATCTGATAATTCCTATTTGCCAATTATCTACTACATCAACGAAAGATATCCTattgatgataatataataaaatcaaaattagAAGCatcagaaaataaattaagtgcattaagaaatattttaagaaataaaaattatatattaattagtGCTATGTCATCTTTAGCTGTTTTAAGTTTATTTGTTGGCaatgttttaattatagccttaaataaatttgattcagaaaataatgttataCTTATCATATCTATGTATGTATTGATATGTATAGCTCcatccttttttatatccaaTTTGTTAgatcataaatataattataaccaaaatacaaataatgaaaatactattaaaaataatgaaagtaatataaatgaaaatgaaaatgaggATGAggatgatgatgatgacAATGTTACTTCGATAGTGATATCCAATGATGATGATATTAATCGTAATGCAGTTATATCTTCCGAGGCACTTATTTCACATAATGCTATTATTACTCCAAATACGGTTATTTCCCCTAATGTTATTACTGCAAcaaatattgttatttcAACTGCAACAGATGCTATGCTTGCAAATTCAAATACGAGTGTCTTAAAATCTGATATGATTGGTATAAGTCCTGGaagaaatggaaaaaacaaaagaaagAGCTTCATTCATAATAGCAGTGGAAGTAATACTATAATTAATGATGACATTGATGTCAGCATTGTTGGTAATGATTTTACTAGAAATAGGCGAAGTGAATCACATAATAGTAGCTTAAgtgatttttataaaaaaaaaagttatgtATCTAGATTTTCCGATCCCAATTTTGAAAACCTTCATTCACCAAATGGTGATATCGAAAATGCCCAAGGTCataatgtaataaatatggatatcgaaaattatataaaacaaaatgaaaataatataaccCCCAGAAATAAACACATAAGTACGATTTCGTATGGAAAGTCGTCAACTCTAAAAGAGAATGAAGAGAACGGAGAAAGTGGAAAAGTTGGagaaagtaaaaaaaatgaaaattgtgaaaaaaaggaaaataatgaagaaaaggaaaaaaatgaaaaaggcgatgaaaaagatgatgaaaaaacaatgaaaattattattcatcCTTCTGAATctattaataatgaaattcaaaaaaaaaataaattaaaaaatataaattttgaaatatttaaaaaacaagtTATATCATcctgttatatatttattgtaatagaattctttattttaacaTTTAGTAATtgcttttttatgttttcactatttgatatatatgaaaatagtgTATTTGGAAATACCTTagatatttattcatatatattgccttccagttttattattacattaaTATTTGGTATAGTAGCAGATATAATTAgtattcataattttatcagTTTTAATTTAACACTAGgaataattgtttttatattaacactcatttattatcaaaCAATGAGTGTAATTGTTGGATATATGTCCttagttatatatttttttcatcaaagTTTTTTTGCCaatcatatgtatatgtatatgtcgACAGTTTTCAAGGAAGACAATTTCCCCATCTTAATTGGTATCGTTAATATGTGGGCCTCGATTGCATTTTTCATGTCATACAAAATACACGAGAttatcaaatataataaaagcaaaatatatggaaaaataacaatagaAGTTATTATTGTTTCTTACATgctcatatttttatttcacatattatatattaagaaaaaaaatcactGGAATGACGATGAGTTAGAATATAAAGAGATACAATGTCCCTGCTAA